The genomic DNA TAAACCAGCTTTAATAACGGCTGGCCAAGAATATTTTGCCAATAAAATAGCAGCCGTTTATGAAGAGTTAAGAGTTACTGGCGTTAGGTCTTATGCTTATCCTAAAGAATTACTAGCTGATGTTTTAGATCCAGCTTTAGTTAAAGTAATTATTGCTATTGAACATGTTAGTGCCCATCAACTTTTAAATAACAATCATTATGATTATTTAAGCCAATTTTACGTAACTTTAGCTGGTAATGAACAGGCGGCTTATGCCTATGCTAAAAGTTCAGCTTCGGCCCGTGGTTTAGTCCAATTTATACCAACAACTTATCAAAGTTTAAGAAAATTGCAACCAGGCTTAACCTTACCAACTGACTTTGTACAGGGGATGACCGATCCTTATAATGCTATTAAAGCAGCCATTGGCTTAATGGATTATAATTTAATTTTTATCCCAAGCAACCTTAGAACCAAAGAAAAATTAAAGGAAAAAAATATCGGCGCTCTTTTAGCCGCCATTTATAATGGGGGACCTAGCCGTTTAAGAAAGGCCTTGGCTGTCTGGGGAGAAAATTGGGACAAACTTCATTCCAAAAACAGTTTAAAATTGGAAACCGTAAACTACGTGGCTAAATATGAACTGGTCTACGACCATTTTGCTAGCGGTGAACAAATGTTCTTAGCCTTAAAACCTTAGTCCTAAACAATTTAAATACTAACCAAGCCTTGCCTTAGGCTTAAAAAAAGAGTACAATCCTGTCGTACTTTTTTTAATAACCTAATTTGATATTTTAGCTAATCTTAGGCAAATATATTAACCGGCTATGTCCTATACACCCCTAACTCCCCTGAGCAGTGAACTAATACAACGATTAAGCGAATCTACTCCAACTGAAACAAACGATCAGCCAAAAATCCATGTTTCCGAAATTGCCAGTTTGCCAATTTTTATATATGAAAAAATAAGAAATTTCATTGATTATAAAGATGAATATTTGCTCCGCAAGAACGCTGTTAAAAGATTTTTAAGACGTTCTTTCTTATTGCCTAATTTTAAGAATTATAAATCAGAACAACTGGCTTTATCTTTAATTCGCGAATTAATCTTATCGCGTTATTTAAAAAATGATTCAGTACTACAATCAAAGATAAAAGAGCTTTCGCCAGTTTTAGAAAAATATTATCTTTTATTACAACAAACCGACAATAATCAAGTTAAATATCCTAAATGGCGAGAAGCTGTCTTAGGATTAGCAGCTGTAGAATGTGATTCTTATTTAGTCTCGCCCCAAAAACGACATGCCTACATAGCCTTTGCTTTTAACCAGATAAAAGACTTAATAAAATTACCAGCTGGTGAAGCAGATACTGAAACTATTAATGTTCAAATACTCTTAAACACCCAAAGAATATTAGAAAGAGCTGATCAGGATATTTTGGGTTATTATCTGTTAGTACATTATTATCCTAATTGGTTTAACTTAAAAACTACTGAAGCCGCCAACTGGTTGTCACCACAGCTTAACAGTGTTTTACACAATCTAAAATTTATAAGTGAACAATCCTTGGGTAAAAGAGTAATGCCAACAGTGCGTAAATTACTAATACCCATAGTCGTTCTGCAACAAATGCTCCACGAAACCGACAAACCCTTAAGAGATTTATTGAGTGATCCCACTAAACTCAACGAACAAATTAAAAAAACTTATCACGACTTTTGGAATAAAACAAGAAAAAAAATACGCAACAAAGGTTTCCATGCTATCTTTTACATATTTATAACTAAAATGGTTCTAGCGCTTTTGGTAGAATTCCCTTATGAAAAAATTTTTTTAGGACAAGTTCATTATTTATCCCTAGGCATAAATTTACTTTTTCCTCCTTTATTAATGGGGTTAATTACCATTTTAATAAAATCACCAGGTAAACAAAATGAAACCAGGGTAGCCGAAGCGGTTAGTGAGCTTATCTACGGTCGTGATACCGGTTTTTACAAGATTAAAGAACTTAAACCACTCAAAAATAATTTCTGGGGTAAATTCTTTTACGCCTTACTTTATTTAATTACTATAATCAGCTCCTTTGGCTTGGTCATAACTTTCTTAATTAACCTAAATTTTAATATATTATCTGGTGGATTTTTTATATTATTCATAAGCCTTGTTAGTTTTTTTGGTTTATCTTTGCGCCAACAAGCAAGGCAGTTACGTTTGATTAACGAAAAAGATACTATGTTGGCTTTTGCTTTGGACTTTTTTAGTCTACCAGTGGTAACTTTTGGTAAATGGCTATCCACAACTTTCGATAAATTAAATGTTTTCGTCTTTATTCTTGATTTTTTATTTGAACTACCGTTCAAAACTCTGCTAAAATTAATTGAGCAATGGTTCCAATTTTTACGAGAAAAAAGAGATCAAATGTATTAATTCAAAAATGAAAAAACTTACTTTATTTTATTTTTTATTTATCGGTTTAATTTTAGCTGGCTGTTCTCTTAAAGGGCCAGACTGGCAAGCTAATAAACAAGACTATCAACAAGTCGGACTAACTAATCCCAATAACTATCCAACTAGTAACGCTACTAATATGACTAAACCTCAAACTCCACCTGACCTAAACTATACCTCGGCCACCTTAGTTACCAATTTAGGGGAGATGACTATTACTTTTTATCCTGAACCTAAGCAAACAGTGGCTAATTTTCTAAAATTAGCGGCGGAGGGGTTTTACGACGGGGTTAAATTCCATCGTGTTATAAAAGACTTCATGGCCCAAACAGGGGACCCTAATTCTAAAGACGATGATTGGTCTAACGATGGGCGGGGCGGACCAGGTTATACCTTTGCTGACGAAATAAATGAACACCCTTTAGTACGCGGTTCCGTAGCTATGGCTAATGCTGGGCCCAACACTAACGGCAGTCAATTTTTTATTGTAACTGCCGAAGCCACGCCCTGGCTAGACGGCAAACACACTAATTTTGGCTATATTAGCGAAGGTTATGCCCTTTTAAATAAGATTGAAGATATACCCAGAAATGCTGACGATCATCCCTTAACCGATATTACTATAAAGAGCATAAAACTTAAATAATATATCTGGAATTCAATAATATGAACAAAATTTTAAAAAGTATTTCTTGTTTATCCTGCTTGGGCACTTTATTCGCTTTAACCGTTACTCTTAGGCAATATATTGCACCAGCTAATGAACCAGGTATATTTTCTTGTGTGGGTTTAAAGATATTCGGTTTATCTCCTTGCCCTTTTGGTTTAGGTTTTTTTGCTTTGCTACTTTTAAGTAGTTTGCTGGCCTTACGCCAAAAATCTAATTGGTTCAGTTCTCCTAAAACGATTAGATTTTTTGCTTGGGCAGGCACTTTATTTTCTGGTTGGGTAGCTTGGCGAGAAATTGGCCTACCAATTTTAATCAGGGGTTTGTCGAATTACTGGCAAACTTTTTCCCTAGCCCAAGTGCCAGCTTGCGTTTGGGGGTTCTTTGTCTTTTTGGCGGTCGCCATTCTTAGTCTTTATTATAAAAACGAAAAA from Patescibacteria group bacterium includes the following:
- a CDS encoding transglycosylase SLT domain-containing protein, whose protein sequence is MKKNNYRLFGWGLTIALLLQPSISLAQNLPPNETNDNSPAPVLTNLSNNQSLIKSSTAVTDGSLMLSNLRTARQELQDRLIKNNKQPTKPTFVTSYSAPVEITLALWQEENNQLIYLSAYKAGNKIQLKEKSDYQLEVTYNNGVNSQYRVTGQPTAYVLAVIHPIYHSQGTTQRPFYRLENVVYAPFHDYLLKPALITAGQEYFANKIAAVYEELRVTGVRSYAYPKELLADVLDPALVKVIIAIEHVSAHQLLNNNHYDYLSQFYVTLAGNEQAAYAYAKSSASARGLVQFIPTTYQSLRKLQPGLTLPTDFVQGMTDPYNAIKAAIGLMDYNLIFIPSNLRTKEKLKEKNIGALLAAIYNGGPSRLRKALAVWGENWDKLHSKNSLKLETVNYVAKYELVYDHFASGEQMFLALKP
- a CDS encoding peptidylprolyl isomerase translates to MTKPQTPPDLNYTSATLVTNLGEMTITFYPEPKQTVANFLKLAAEGFYDGVKFHRVIKDFMAQTGDPNSKDDDWSNDGRGGPGYTFADEINEHPLVRGSVAMANAGPNTNGSQFFIVTAEATPWLDGKHTNFGYISEGYALLNKIEDIPRNADDHPLTDITIKSIKLK